The Culex quinquefasciatus strain JHB chromosome 2, VPISU_Cqui_1.0_pri_paternal, whole genome shotgun sequence genome contains the following window.
aaatatgtttgaattttttataaTACGAAGttgtttctaaatatttttaaatgattcagtCAAATAAACTTTTCCGGTTAAAAATAAAGCAGCAAAACAAAAGCAGTTTGGTGGTTCATACTGAAACCTCATACGCCCTTAGTAGCTATATAAATTAATAACTTCAAACTGTAATTCGCCTTATAAAAGTCTATTGTCATGCCAAAATTTGTTGCTTAACAAATAAACAAGATCCCAGTTGTGAAAGCTTCAAAAAGTAGTATTACCTTAAATATATCATGATATGAAAGCTTCAGACGAACTGATAAGTTCAAAACAacagtaaattgaattaaataaaataaaattgagtttttttcattattattttttgtaaatttgaaaaattgtgccaaaaagttaagaaagtGTAAACTTCTACttaaattccgggaattcccgggaaatttacaaatttcacgggaaacgggaaaaaaattttccgggaattttcGGGTTTTTTTCCCGTGactggaaattggacgctctactaaaaattaaaaaaaaaaaaaacaatgagaaATTGTACAATCGATTGGAAAAATGTTGCAAGACAttgtataaatttatttttttgcattttaaatcaaatagggcacttttcaaacatttaacaaTTACAGTTTAATCGaattaaggaaaaatatgttcTTTTTTGGCTTAACGACATAATCGAGACTTTGGGTTATCAAGTCCGACCTGTTGGTAGTGTTGGTACCACAAATTGTAAATAATCGTAAGGTGAGGGGGGAAAATAtcattattttgcaatttttactaCACTCCTGAAACTTGTATTAAGCATTTAGCAGTTCCCTCATCTGGGGCgaacagctgttttagccttgttactgCACAACATTTGGATATTTCGGGTAAAACAACCTGCTGTCcctactcagaaaaaaaaattccgaggaaaaatcgcttgcaaaaccATGCAAATCTCCTTTGtgggaaaatatattttacacactgcatgtacagtAACGACGAACAGTAacgactggcgccttagcccgctcggccatcagactgaTGAAGACTGGAAAAggtaaacgcatatatgagcttcacATTTCGGTcatgtaggtttcccatactgatgggcgacaggtttcagggtgtaatattacataaaatttcataacataatgcaaaatttattttacacgcaTGTGGATTTCGCGTGTAGCTGCAAGTAGAATGCctttcttcatcggtctgatggccgagcgggctaagggaccatccataaaccacgtggacactgttTTGGAATTCTCAACCATCTCCCCCGACGATCGTCGTTGTCGATCTCCCCACTCCCCATCGTGGACaacttccatacaaaaataaacttttttgtatggagggTGTACAACAGATTTTTTTGTGGTGTACTCCTTGTTTCTACATTTGGAAGTtcaagcttgaaatttgaaatatggtttttaatttcatttaattcaCCTAACTATAAATCCTTATCATTAGAATTGCTTCATTTAACAAAAGAACACATCTTGGACTGTTTTTAATTATgttcaataaactaaattttatttgtttgcttCACAGCCGACTCAAGACGGtttcaaaatcacccaaatagcaacattttaatatttgttttaggggccattgatttccaaaaaagcaTAATCCAATTATAAATGGCAAAGAAATGTGAAGAACAGCAAAAAAGTAGAGAATGTATTCAGCATATATTTGTCCATGTTCAATCAGATTGGGATgctctttattaaaaaaaaaatgtttttcgacaACAGCATTTATTCATccgattcaaatatgccttcaCTTTAAACTTGACTAATTGGTATATTTCTCATACTACAAATGATACTGTAGTTTTTTGCCCctccatatttatttttttttatttgaatctgaaaaataaaagaaaaataacaaaaatatgaacTATTGGagtttgtaaatttgatttaatttaacataaatatTAACTAATTGCCTCGCAGATTTCCTTAATTTCGGTACAAATTTATTCCACTCGACCATCGAAAGCTCGTTCATCACCCGATTAAGCCACCTcccaccgaaaaaaaagaaactgggTCCGCAACAGTAATTCTTGCTCTCCCGGTTGACGTCTGCGGCGGCGTGAGAACGCATTCCACACCCACATCCGATTTCGCGCTAAAACTAAAACAAAGGTCGTCTGAAGGAATTTGAGGAATTTCtattatatttaaatttcaagacGATTTTCCCCTCTTTTTCATTTCTTTGGTGGTTCACACAGAGAAGCTCAACACGAAGAAAGGGGTTCACTTTCCCGGCCGGGTCTGCTGGGGTCGGCAAATTGCCAAGTGGTCTTTTGTTTTCGGGGACTTCTTCTTCAAGTCACGGGGAAATTGTTTCATTTAACCGCACGGTGGTCAACTTCCGGCAGAACATGTTGCCACCTGCGTCGACGATGGAGACGTGCCATTGTTAGCTTCTGTTGTGGGTGGAACCGCCGACGACGCACTGGTGATGGTGGGCTGGCTATGGCTGTCACCGCCACCGGTTTGGTCGTGGTCGAGACGCGTTCCCTCCGGAATCTGGTAGAAGATCCAAACGAGCGGCGCCGGTGGGTAGCGGTCGTAAACGATGCCATTCTCCGTCAGCGTCTTATCAAGTCGTAAATCTGCGGCCGCGTCACTCTGGAATGCACGCGTGGGGGTGAAAGAAGTGGTGCTATGATTAATTTGGAACTTTGTTTAATTAAGTGGGCTTTGCTtataaaatactctaaattcttctttaattttgataattgttgaaaacatcaactttcagcCCAATCAACTAACCATATCAATATTACTCCTCCACCGGTAGTTTGTGGCATTGCCGTTGAATCGGAGAAACTTGCGCTGAATCATTGCGATCGTATCTTCTTCGCAAACCACCAGTTCTTGCACCTTGAACGTCAAGCTGTTGCGCACCCGAAGTGGCCGCTCCCGGGCCGTAATCCTCCCGATCCGCAAGCTACGATCATTCCACCAGTACTCTCCGGTGGCACGGTTCTTCACCTTGACCGGCGGGAACACCGGCACCTTGACACCATCCTTGCTAATCCTGTAAAGTGGCCGACCGCCGTCGGTGAAGAATCCGCTTAAATCCTTGCCGGCAAAGGCAAGCAGCAGTTGATGAATCTACCCCGGAGGAGATGGGAATCAGAGGATAGGCAAATTACGGAGACCATTTATCATCGGCAGTCGAAGCGGAGCCACGAACCTTTTTTGGAGAGCTTGGGCGACTGCCGGTGCCACCACCGCCGCCGTACAAAGCCGTAATGTCGAAGACGTTCCCACGGATGACAACCCACGCACTGTCGATTTGGTTGTGCATGACGACCTCATCTTGGAGGAAGAATTTTTCGCGACGATCGAAAGGCATTCCAAATTCTACAGGATCGAGTGTCGTTTTACACAAAGTTTTTGACAACGTTATAAAATGAATTCATGGAGTCATGGCAAACTGAATCTGCTACAAAACTTGTATTTACAAAACATTATATTGCGCGTAttgagaaaatatcaattttggtGACTTTCTTGTAGGGGTCTCAATGATACGAGCGCAAGCGTTTTTCAGATTCATCGCAGCAACCGAGGCAGCAACCGTGTTGATTCCCACTTTCCATTGCTGTCAATGTTATAAAGGTTGagaaaataattttggaattcCGCCGGAAGCAGCGGTTCCGTGGCCTTCGCGGCAGGCATGGCAATCCTCGGTCTCCGTACCGGGTCGGTTGAACGCAGTGTGGCTGGTGATGGCTTTGTCGGACCGATTTGTCCTTCGTTGGTGAATCGGCGGCACTTGCACCCGCTATACGAGCGCACACCCGGACCATCGGATTCTAGGGCTACCGTTTTAGCTACAAAGAAAATTGCCCGAAGAAGCCAGCAACGCAGTGCGTTCATCCAGTCAGGGGCGAAGTCAAAAGACTACCAAGCCCGCCGCGAAGGCCATAGAACCGTTGCATCCAGCGCAGAAGATCGGCCATCAACAGGCGTTCTTTTATAATGTAACACAGTGTAGAGggttggggggagggggtcgaaGACTCTGTTACACTTTAGAAAACGGATGTAGCCTACGGGAAACATGGGAACCTGTCCAGAAGTTCTATATGTTGCATGCCAAATTTATACTGATTTCTCAATACGGTTCAGggtgtggccaccggagatcttgaaatcggatttttttattcCTGGATTCTTCTAAATAAAAATTCTCGGTAAAAGAAATCAGTTTTCAGGAACCAGATTTCCtatgaataaatttaatgaaaattcaacaaatctggatctttcgGTGGCCGGTACACTCTCGTTCAAGGGCATTTCAGTGAGCAAAAGAGTTCCTCAATTTTGCCCAGAGTAACGAGAGTTTCTCAATGTTCCTCCGAGTTACTCCGATTGCTTTTCACCAATCCCACCTATATAGATCAACCTTGTGTCAGAAAAGTGTGTGTGTCGTTGCTAggggtttgtttattttgaaaaaaaaatgtcatctgGAAGCTGAAGTACAAAAAGACACGATAAGGTAAGTTTCTTCGGCAATACGGTGGACCGCTCTTAGAAAAGGCGGATTCCGTTGCCATCTGAAAGAGCTCTCTAATCTCGTTGTACCTTTTTTCCTCTGCAGTTCCCGGAGCTCGCCAGCGTCGCAATTGCGGCCGTCGTCTCCTGTTGCGGAAAATATATTGAAACTGATGCCGGAAAAGCGTTTTCcaatccaaaatggttttgtgtATACTGGCCGTGTGGCCAAGTTCTCCGTCGGCAACTACAACTGACGCCTCGTTGCAATGGTCCACTGTGAGGTATGCCCCACCAGCAGTAACCTCAACCTCAACCTGGCCAAGTTCTGCGTCAAGCGTTCGTACGCTGCCAAGATCAAGGAACCAACCAGTTTAAGCTGCGCCTGGTCTGTCCCTGGAAGAGCAATAACTGTCAGAGGCGAGCGAGACAACAACATCCTGAACAGTCGGTGAAAAGTGTTCCCTCTCCCTGGCCCCTGCAACTATCTGCCAGAGGAACCACACTGTCTGCACActataaaattgtgaaattgtaaaataaattaaaaaaacttaaataatgtgttttaatttgccatattctgaAGATTTGGAAATCAGCACAAAATTCCGTTTCGTATTTTTATGAGACATCGGTGAAGGTAGCCGTGTGCTTCATGAGGTAGTGGGGGCCACACTGATTGTTGATCCGACTAAATTAGTCCTTTTCGGAGAAATCTACGAAGTCACTCTAAAGATTGTTCCCGTTACACTGGAAATTTGGACATTGAAGATTCTGCAGCAGTTTAGGACTAGTTTATAAATCCTTCCTGAGGTTAACTTGCTGTCGACCTCCAGCGCGGCAGGAGTCTCCCGGTTTTTCCTCCTGCTGGTGCGCTGGCGGGCGCTTCGGCTGAAAAGGTTCCTGTTTTTCGGAAAAAAGATGAATTGCGTCCAAAACATACAGGTCTGCTGcgggagaattttgaaaaaaaatgtttactttttaagTTGACATTTGCCTGACATTGACATTTTGTTAAACCAAGGTATCAACCTATGGGTGGGAATTGAAGTTTCTCGGGAGTAAGCTGAGAAACTCAGAGTAACTCCCAGAGTTTCTCACTGAATTGCCCTTGCTCTCGTTCGTGTGGGGTGATTTCTCATATTACATTTTGTTTATTGGTGAAAAAACAAGTATTTGTAGTTTGCATGGAACCATGTTTCCAAAGACGACATGCCCTCAAGCAGCTTAACCTTCAAGGAGGCTCCCCTCAGGGCATGCCCCGATAAGCGTATGACTGGGGGGAAGCCTGCCCGACGAAGCCAACAACACCTGCAGTGCCTCCATTCGACGGTACGGTACAGCTTGTTGCGAAGGTCGCAGATTCCAGCACAGGTACGGATACCACCGAGCCGGCCGCGAAGGTCGCAGAACAGCAGATTCCGTCACCGAACATCAGTCAGCTTAAATCTACAAGCAATCGAAGGCCAGCAACAAACGTCcctacgattttttcagattgacaatcaatatgtttttttttgtctaagcCTACTTTCTTGCCTTCTCTATAGGTTTTTCCATTGCGACGGTATCTTTCTGCGGCGATTAATTGAAGCGCAGGATTctaatttttcttgaaattatt
Protein-coding sequences here:
- the LOC6036678 gene encoding cytochrome b5 domain-containing protein 1 yields the protein MPFDRREKFFLQDEVVMHNQIDSAWVVIRGNVFDITALYGGGGGTGSRPSSPKKIHQLLLAFAGKDLSGFFTDGGRPLYRISKDGVKVPVFPPVKVKNRATGEYWWNDRSLRIGRITARERPLRVRNSLTFKVQELVVCEEDTIAMIQRKFLRFNGNATNYRWRSNIDMSDAAADLRLDKTLTENGIVYDRYPPAPLVWIFYQIPEGTRLDHDQTGGGDSHSQPTITSASSAVPPTTEANNGTSPSSTQVATCSAGS